In one window of Hymenobacter nivis DNA:
- a CDS encoding BON domain-containing protein, with amino-acid sequence MFLPTGLPTTEAYLVAAIGRLAAAAYAAGTGRAEARSPLAAHWNPGYAQAHPDFRPQPDITVAQAVRAALRAEPCLAALLLAVQVRAGVATLLGTLSNLRARQAAEQVARAVAGVREIHNLLKVRSNEPDATIQAQVRAALLHDPYVHRCRFAVQVANGCVQLSGVVVDCFDRERAADVAAGINGVVEVINHVHLAGAPTQGPPRGEAWDAQLAQHLHPYRPALFHNQLIGPGVWAGRVALSGAVEPWLARQQAGRGANLDGATDVNNHLLISA; translated from the coding sequence ATGTTCCTCCCCACTGGGTTGCCCACCACAGAAGCGTACCTGGTCGCCGCAATCGGCCGCCTGGCCGCCGCTGCCTACGCTGCCGGGACCGGCCGCGCCGAGGCCCGCAGCCCACTGGCAGCCCACTGGAATCCTGGCTACGCCCAGGCCCACCCGGATTTCCGTCCCCAGCCCGATATAACTGTGGCCCAGGCCGTTCGGGCGGCGCTGCGCGCCGAACCGTGCCTCGCCGCCCTGCTCCTCGCAGTGCAGGTGCGCGCCGGGGTGGCAACGCTGCTGGGCACGCTCAGCAACCTGCGCGCCCGGCAAGCCGCCGAGCAGGTTGCGCGCGCCGTAGCAGGTGTGCGGGAGATACATAACTTGCTGAAGGTCCGCAGCAATGAGCCCGACGCCACTATTCAGGCGCAGGTGCGGGCAGCCCTGCTGCACGACCCCTACGTACACCGCTGCCGCTTTGCGGTACAGGTGGCCAACGGGTGCGTGCAGCTGTCGGGGGTGGTGGTGGACTGCTTCGACCGGGAGCGGGCGGCCGACGTGGCCGCTGGCATCAACGGGGTGGTTGAGGTGATAAACCACGTGCACCTGGCGGGGGCCCCCACCCAGGGCCCGCCCCGCGGCGAGGCCTGGGATGCCCAGCTGGCCCAGCACCTGCACCCCTACCGGCCGGCCTTGTTCCACAACCAGCTGATTGGCCCAGGCGTGTGGGCCGGCCGCGTCGCGCTCAGCGGCGCCGTGGAGCCGTGGCTGGCCCGCCAGCAGGCCGGGCGCGGGGCCAACCTCGACGGCGCCACGGACGTGAACAACCACTTGCTTATCAGCGCTTGA
- a CDS encoding efflux RND transporter periplasmic adaptor subunit: MPFPAPLLRALAALGLAATAALFGGCNSTDAAQGQAAAEATAAPAPADVRYDAVRVTATQPAQSLSLPGELDSYFQTDIMPRVSSYVKALHADIGDHVRRDQVLAELDAPELTAALSEARSKQSVTQASFQASRGTYRRLRQTARTAGAVSPLSLDQARTQATSDSLNVVAARAHYQAAAQMAAYLRLTAPMAGVITERNAAPGALVGPGGQSTVPLFRLKQLSRLRLRVAVPEAYVGDIHQGAPVQFNVRTFPGRTFAGSIDRVADNVTPGTRAETVEIDIPNPQEQLKPGMFASATIPIKSPKTSLYVPKSAVVSTAERTYVIRVVAGKTELVDVQKGDENAGQVQVFGPLKAGDVVLKAGNEEIVAQQPVQVALVGR, translated from the coding sequence ATGCCCTTTCCCGCTCCTTTGTTGCGTGCTTTGGCTGCGCTGGGCCTGGCGGCCACGGCGGCTCTGTTCGGCGGCTGCAACTCGACCGACGCCGCGCAGGGCCAGGCCGCCGCCGAAGCAACCGCTGCACCGGCGCCGGCCGATGTGCGCTACGATGCCGTGCGCGTCACGGCCACCCAGCCGGCCCAAAGCCTTAGCCTGCCCGGCGAGCTGGACAGCTACTTCCAGACCGACATCATGCCCCGCGTGAGCAGCTACGTGAAGGCCCTGCACGCCGACATTGGCGACCACGTGCGCCGGGACCAGGTGCTGGCCGAGCTGGACGCGCCCGAGCTAACGGCCGCCCTGAGCGAGGCCCGCTCCAAGCAGAGCGTGACCCAGGCCAGCTTCCAGGCCAGCCGGGGCACCTACCGCCGCCTGCGCCAAACGGCCCGCACCGCCGGGGCCGTGTCGCCCCTCAGCCTCGACCAGGCCCGCACCCAGGCCACCAGCGACAGCCTGAACGTGGTGGCCGCCCGCGCCCACTACCAGGCCGCCGCCCAAATGGCGGCCTACCTGCGCCTCACGGCTCCGATGGCCGGCGTCATCACCGAGCGCAACGCTGCCCCCGGCGCGCTGGTGGGGCCCGGCGGCCAAAGCACCGTGCCCCTGTTCCGGCTCAAGCAGCTCAGCCGGCTACGCCTGCGCGTGGCCGTGCCCGAAGCCTATGTGGGCGACATCCACCAGGGGGCCCCGGTGCAGTTCAATGTGCGCACCTTTCCGGGGCGCACGTTTGCGGGCAGTATTGACCGCGTGGCGGACAACGTGACGCCCGGCACCCGCGCCGAAACGGTGGAAATCGACATCCCTAATCCCCAGGAGCAACTAAAACCCGGCATGTTTGCCTCAGCTACCATTCCCATCAAATCTCCCAAAACCAGCCTCTACGTGCCCAAGTCGGCCGTGGTCAGCACCGCCGAGCGCACCTACGTCATCCGGGTAGTAGCCGGCAAAACCGAGCTGGTGGACGTGCAGAAAGGCGACGAAAACGCCGGTCAGGTGCAGGTGTTCGGGCCCCTGAAAGCCGGCGACGTAGTACTGAAAGCGGGTAACGAGGAAATCGTGGCCCAGCAACCGGTGCAAGTGGCACTGGTGGGCCGGTAG
- a CDS encoding IS701 family transposase, translating to MKVTAQLYGQFLVSSQVNYTGTYLAEHLEGLSHDNVRYFLKTRRFTPRQLWQQVRPQVMLSARGYVLFDDTVLDKHHSRRIELVRRQYSGNAHGVIAGIGLVTCVYVNPETDQFWLIDYRLFAPDTDGKTKLDHVADMLGQLAPRSIPYRTVLMDSWYATTALFKWLLDEGKTFYCPLKSNRLVDDSGGQQPYQPVACLCWSAAEVEAGKILKVKGMPKDFKLKLFRVLVSTHRTDYLLTNEVEPLHTAAAEHESSVRWTIEQFHRELKQLTGVQACQCRLARSQRNHIALAVRAWTCLKQAAYQTKQTVYQLKQGFLDEYMRHELRQPSLAFA from the coding sequence ATGAAAGTGACGGCACAACTGTACGGGCAGTTTTTGGTGAGCAGCCAGGTCAACTACACGGGGACGTATCTGGCCGAGCATCTGGAGGGCCTCTCGCACGACAACGTGCGCTATTTTCTCAAAACCCGGCGTTTCACCCCCCGCCAGCTCTGGCAGCAAGTACGCCCACAGGTGATGCTCAGCGCGCGGGGCTACGTCCTGTTTGACGACACGGTGCTCGACAAGCACCACAGCCGGCGCATCGAACTCGTACGCCGCCAGTACAGCGGCAACGCCCACGGCGTGATTGCCGGCATCGGCCTGGTGACGTGTGTGTACGTCAACCCCGAAACCGACCAGTTCTGGCTCATTGACTACCGCCTTTTCGCCCCCGACACCGACGGCAAGACCAAGCTCGACCATGTGGCCGACATGCTCGGGCAATTGGCCCCGCGCAGTATCCCATACCGCACGGTGCTCATGGATAGCTGGTACGCCACCACGGCCCTGTTCAAGTGGCTGCTGGACGAAGGCAAAACATTTTACTGCCCGCTGAAAAGCAACCGGCTCGTCGATGATTCCGGCGGCCAGCAGCCCTACCAGCCCGTGGCCTGCCTGTGCTGGTCGGCCGCCGAAGTAGAAGCTGGCAAAATCCTGAAAGTGAAGGGCATGCCCAAAGATTTCAAACTGAAACTCTTCCGCGTACTGGTGTCCACCCACCGGACGGACTACCTCCTCACCAACGAGGTTGAGCCCTTGCACACGGCCGCTGCCGAACACGAAAGCAGCGTCCGCTGGACGATTGAGCAGTTTCACCGCGAACTCAAGCAACTCACCGGCGTGCAGGCCTGCCAGTGCCGGCTGGCCCGCAGTCAGCGCAATCATATTGCCCTGGCCGTGCGCGCTTGGACCTGCCTTAAACAAGCCGCCTACCAAACCAAACAAACCGTCTATCAGCTCAAACAAGGCTTTTTGGATGAGTATATGCGACATGAATTACGCCAGCCTTCGCTCGCGTTTGCGTAA
- a CDS encoding TolC family protein: MKLRNLFSVGWALMLAGLLAGLLAGPAAWAQQPRELPQLPRPLTLPQALHVAQDNYPALRARQAAVRAAQADVRTNRAAFLPQVSAQLQGVNSTMNQVRGAFIGGMAIPISGGIKTTSYDGRTNFSSLGALAIEWPAVTFGRYRADESRSEAAVSAAQADLAQARFEYQAQVADAYLLALGAEKAVALQRANLARALALATVIKAGTRSGIRAGIDSATANAEVARARLQVLAARQQAREQRTRLAGLLGQPTQDVQLDSMAFYTHLPQTAAGPPAGDTAHANNPLLRAYSQRITLSDAQTKLFTANKRPSLNLLASTWGRGSGVHDAADDHGNFVIDSSPGAGLPFKAYDYMAGATLTWRLTELIHSGRAAQAQRIRTEQARADYDQQALQLATQLQNARLQVELAQQTAQQAPLQLAAARQAYGQARARYDAGLDNLLVLTQATEVLNRAETDQALATNNLWRAVLLQGAASGNLGELLGQL; encoded by the coding sequence ATGAAGCTGCGAAACCTTTTTTCCGTGGGCTGGGCCCTGATGCTGGCCGGGCTGCTGGCCGGGCTGCTGGCCGGCCCCGCTGCCTGGGCCCAGCAGCCGCGCGAACTGCCCCAGCTGCCCCGCCCCCTTACCCTACCCCAGGCCCTGCACGTGGCCCAGGATAACTACCCCGCCCTGCGCGCCCGCCAGGCGGCGGTGCGGGCGGCACAGGCCGACGTGCGCACCAACCGGGCGGCCTTCCTGCCGCAGGTCAGCGCCCAGCTCCAGGGCGTAAACTCGACCATGAACCAGGTGCGGGGAGCGTTTATTGGCGGGATGGCTATCCCGATTTCGGGCGGCATTAAAACTACTTCTTACGACGGGCGTACCAATTTTTCCAGCCTCGGGGCGCTGGCGATTGAGTGGCCAGCCGTGACTTTCGGCCGCTACCGGGCCGACGAGAGCCGCTCCGAAGCGGCCGTGTCGGCGGCCCAGGCCGACCTGGCCCAAGCCCGGTTTGAGTACCAGGCCCAGGTGGCGGATGCCTACCTGCTGGCCCTGGGAGCTGAAAAGGCCGTGGCCTTGCAGCGAGCCAATCTGGCGCGGGCCCTGGCCCTGGCTACGGTCATCAAAGCCGGCACGCGCTCGGGCATCCGGGCAGGCATCGATTCGGCCACGGCTAATGCCGAGGTGGCCCGCGCCCGCTTGCAGGTACTGGCCGCCCGCCAGCAGGCCCGTGAGCAGCGCACCCGGCTGGCCGGCCTACTGGGCCAGCCCACGCAGGATGTGCAGCTTGATTCGATGGCCTTCTACACCCACCTGCCCCAAACCGCCGCCGGGCCGCCCGCCGGTGATACCGCCCACGCCAACAATCCGCTGCTGCGGGCCTACAGCCAACGCATTACCCTCAGCGATGCTCAAACCAAACTCTTCACTGCCAACAAACGGCCCTCCCTAAACCTGCTGGCCTCGACCTGGGGCCGGGGCTCGGGCGTGCACGACGCCGCCGACGACCACGGCAACTTCGTCATCGACTCATCGCCGGGCGCGGGCCTGCCTTTTAAGGCCTACGACTACATGGCCGGTGCCACGCTCACTTGGCGTCTCACCGAGCTGATTCACTCGGGCCGCGCCGCGCAGGCCCAGCGCATCCGCACCGAGCAGGCCCGCGCCGACTACGACCAGCAGGCCCTGCAGCTGGCCACGCAGCTGCAAAACGCTCGCCTGCAAGTAGAGCTGGCCCAGCAAACGGCCCAGCAAGCCCCGCTGCAGCTGGCCGCCGCCCGCCAAGCCTACGGGCAGGCCCGCGCCCGCTACGACGCGGGCCTTGATAACCTGCTCGTGCTCACTCAGGCCACCGAAGTACTCAACCGCGCCGAAACCGACCAGGCCCTGGCCACCAACAACCTCTGGCGCGCCGTGCTGCTGCAAGGGGCAGCTAGCGGTAACCTCGGCGAGTTACTCGGGCAGCTGTAA
- a CDS encoding HAMP domain-containing sensor histidine kinase: MQIKHKLLLWFAALVSGLLLVFSGYVYVSTARFRQHSFSERLARKAAVTRQILALDDSIAGTVLASLPEQAEQLYTPANRRLYGSAGADYHPTAGWLARVRQQGALGFSYRQPGHAHPKEGVALAYRRPDAEGQYVAVVTAYDQQGFAQQQTLFNSFLYGNLAAVALVAALGLLFATRALAPLNFLLGQLRTAEARSLAFRLRPLNRRDEVGALAGAFNELLGRQEALVEGQRSFISHASHELRTPLTTIKGWLETSLAYDADVGSLQKGIGQAVGELDKLTALANGLLHLARLDGAAHLDGQPLAVVDLLLDVVGSAQQQRPGQRLDLAIGEDVETQPQTPQVLGNARLLSTALGNLVDNAAKYSNGQPVILTLTLDGPQAVRLLVEDRGPGIAPDEQEHIFQPLTRGRAVGDIPGFGIGLTLAQRIIHLHRGRLRLLPRPGGGTVAEVWLPLRPAPG, from the coding sequence ATGCAGATAAAACACAAGCTTCTGCTCTGGTTTGCGGCGCTGGTCAGCGGGCTGCTGCTGGTTTTTTCGGGGTACGTGTACGTGAGCACCGCCCGGTTTCGCCAGCACTCTTTTAGCGAACGGCTAGCCCGCAAGGCGGCCGTGACGCGGCAGATTCTGGCGCTGGACGACTCCATTGCCGGCACCGTGCTGGCGTCGTTGCCCGAGCAGGCCGAACAGCTGTACACGCCGGCCAACCGGCGGCTCTACGGCAGCGCCGGGGCCGACTACCACCCCACCGCCGGCTGGCTGGCACGGGTACGGCAGCAGGGCGCCCTGGGCTTTTCCTACCGGCAGCCCGGCCACGCCCACCCCAAGGAAGGCGTGGCGCTGGCCTACCGCCGGCCCGACGCCGAGGGGCAGTACGTAGCCGTGGTAACTGCTTACGACCAGCAGGGCTTTGCCCAGCAGCAAACCCTGTTCAACTCCTTTCTCTACGGCAACCTAGCCGCCGTGGCGCTGGTAGCGGCGCTGGGGCTACTGTTTGCCACGCGGGCGCTGGCGCCGCTCAATTTTCTGCTGGGGCAGCTGCGCACCGCCGAGGCCCGGTCGCTGGCTTTTCGGCTGCGCCCGCTCAACCGGCGCGACGAGGTCGGGGCGCTGGCGGGGGCCTTCAATGAGCTGCTGGGCCGGCAGGAAGCGTTGGTCGAGGGTCAGCGCTCGTTCATCTCCCACGCCTCGCACGAGCTGCGCACGCCGCTCACCACCATCAAGGGCTGGCTGGAAACGTCGCTGGCCTACGACGCCGACGTGGGCAGCCTCCAGAAAGGCATCGGCCAGGCGGTGGGCGAGCTGGACAAGCTCACGGCCCTGGCCAACGGCCTGCTGCACCTGGCCCGCCTCGACGGGGCCGCCCACCTCGACGGCCAGCCCCTGGCAGTAGTGGACCTGCTGCTCGACGTAGTGGGCAGCGCTCAGCAGCAGCGGCCCGGCCAGCGCCTGGACCTGGCCATCGGCGAAGACGTGGAAACGCAGCCCCAAACGCCGCAGGTGCTCGGCAACGCCCGTCTGCTCAGCACGGCCTTGGGTAACTTGGTCGATAACGCCGCTAAGTATTCCAACGGCCAGCCCGTCATCCTGACCCTGACCCTGGACGGCCCCCAGGCAGTGCGCCTGCTGGTGGAGGACCGCGGCCCTGGCATCGCGCCCGACGAGCAGGAGCACATTTTTCAGCCTCTGACGCGGGGCCGCGCCGTGGGTGACATTCCCGGCTTTGGCATTGGGCTCACGCTGGCCCAGCGCATCATTCACCTGCACCGGGGCCGGCTGCGGCTGCTACCCCGGCCGGGCGGCGGTACGGTGGCCGAAGTCTGGCTGCCGCTGCGCCCGGCACCGGGCTAG
- a CDS encoding MerC family mercury resistance protein: protein MAPETSEFLLLVPKSSWLRQAADYGGVLNAGLCLVHCAAGPLLLVLFAGTGAALSKGWDVAFLLLSVLLVGLATRRTSSSGLRGAL, encoded by the coding sequence ATGGCCCCTGAAACGTCTGAATTTTTACTATTGGTACCCAAAAGCTCGTGGCTGCGCCAGGCCGCCGACTACGGTGGGGTGCTCAACGCCGGCCTGTGCCTGGTGCACTGCGCCGCCGGGCCGCTGCTGCTGGTGCTTTTCGCGGGCACGGGCGCGGCCCTGTCCAAAGGCTGGGACGTGGCTTTTCTGTTGCTGAGCGTGCTACTGGTGGGCCTGGCCACCCGGCGCACGTCGTCGTCGGGCCTGCGCGGGGCGTTGTAG
- a CDS encoding efflux RND transporter permease subunit: MIKTALARPIAVIVALLGVLVFAALALGRIPIDIFPRLNLPTIYIAQPYGGMTAAQMEGFIATRYQNQMLYVSGIKDVEVKNIQGLCLVKCTFYEDVNMAQAAGEVASQVSRVLSYMPPGTVPPTVVRFDASSLPVGELVFSSTSASLGQMQDLASTRIRPLFSQIPGASAPPPFGGNERTVVVRVDPEKMKSYRLTPDEIVSAIVKNNQVSPAGSVGMGNYMVMTPSNTVLDKIPEFLNIPLRQGVGPMVFIHDVATVEDATDVPVGYALINGKRSVYIPVTKSADASTMSVVNALKAKLPEMRALLPDNVQLSYEFDQSVYVSQAVHSLAFEGGLGALLTGLVVFLFLGDWRSSAIVILTIPISILTAILLLQLTGQTINIMTLSGLSLAIGILVDQATVVIENIHQHQEMGKTKARAILDASQEVSFPLLLITLSILAVFAPAFLMSGVPRGMFIPLSLSVGFAIIASYTLSQTFVPVVANWWLKGHQHTSEHELSLLPDLKQPREVSQEGYEVHHQDKVKGFERVKLAYLGILDKLLRHRALVGTVYGVVCATVIGVCFYFIGQDMMPKITHSKQFQVRIVAPEGLRIERTEERTKEVISLIQQIVGPKNVAITSAFVGMTPSSYGTSALYVFNAGPNEADLQVNLAEDYQVKNLDALKDQIRQAVHQHLPDVQLSYEPIELTDKIMSQGAQTPIEILVGGKSLADGKAYADKLVARLKGIAYLRDVRINQPLSYPTVQIDVDRERAAQFGLTPDQIAKSLVAATSSSRFTAKNLWLDQSKGFAYQVQVQLQSQDMKSEADMQNLPLVPGQLRPTLGDVATLHTANVPGEYDRIGPRRIITVSANIDHQDLGTATRDVQRAIKAVGAPPKGSVVELRGLAKLLTETLSSLQTGLGLAVVVIFLLLAANYQSLKVAAVVLVTVPAVLAGALALLLLTGQTLNLQSYMGVIMSVGVSVANAVLIVTNAESLRLRYRDAVAAARLAGAARLRPILMTSLAMVAGMLPMASGLGEAGEQSAPLGRAVIGGLLASTVAALFVLPVVFAALQRKTTFASVSLDPDDPASATYDGYEAPATEHSLSEQPVLV, encoded by the coding sequence ATGATAAAAACCGCATTAGCCCGCCCGATTGCCGTTATCGTGGCCCTGCTGGGGGTGCTCGTCTTCGCGGCGCTGGCGCTGGGGCGTATCCCGATTGACATTTTCCCCCGGCTGAATTTGCCCACCATTTACATCGCCCAGCCCTACGGCGGGATGACGGCGGCCCAGATGGAGGGCTTCATCGCCACCCGCTACCAAAACCAAATGCTCTACGTGTCGGGCATCAAGGACGTGGAGGTGAAGAACATCCAGGGCCTGTGCCTGGTGAAGTGCACGTTTTACGAGGACGTGAACATGGCCCAGGCGGCTGGCGAAGTGGCTTCGCAGGTGAGCCGGGTGCTGAGCTACATGCCGCCGGGCACGGTGCCGCCCACGGTGGTGCGCTTCGACGCCAGCAGCCTGCCGGTAGGTGAGCTGGTGTTTAGCTCGACCAGCGCTTCGCTGGGGCAGATGCAGGACCTGGCCTCGACCCGCATCCGGCCCTTGTTCTCGCAGATTCCGGGGGCGTCGGCCCCGCCGCCCTTCGGCGGCAACGAGCGCACGGTGGTGGTGCGCGTGGACCCCGAAAAGATGAAAAGCTACCGGCTCACGCCCGACGAAATCGTGTCGGCCATCGTGAAAAATAACCAAGTGTCGCCGGCTGGCTCGGTGGGTATGGGCAACTACATGGTGATGACGCCCAGCAACACGGTGCTGGATAAAATTCCCGAATTTCTCAACATCCCGCTGCGGCAGGGCGTGGGGCCGATGGTGTTCATCCACGACGTGGCCACGGTGGAGGATGCCACCGACGTACCGGTGGGCTACGCCCTCATCAACGGCAAACGCTCGGTGTATATCCCCGTCACGAAGTCGGCCGACGCCTCCACGATGAGCGTGGTGAACGCGCTGAAGGCCAAGCTACCCGAGATGCGCGCCCTGCTGCCCGACAACGTGCAGCTCAGCTACGAGTTCGACCAGTCGGTGTACGTGAGCCAGGCCGTGCACAGCCTGGCCTTCGAGGGCGGGCTGGGGGCCCTGCTCACGGGCTTGGTCGTGTTCCTGTTTCTGGGCGACTGGCGCTCGTCGGCTATTGTGATTCTCACCATTCCGATTTCGATTCTGACGGCCATTCTACTGCTGCAACTAACCGGGCAGACCATCAACATCATGACCTTGTCGGGGCTGTCGCTGGCCATCGGCATTCTGGTGGACCAGGCGACGGTAGTCATCGAGAACATTCACCAGCACCAAGAAATGGGCAAAACCAAGGCCCGCGCCATTCTGGATGCCAGCCAGGAAGTATCGTTTCCGCTGCTGCTCATCACGCTCAGCATCCTGGCGGTGTTTGCGCCGGCCTTCCTCATGTCGGGCGTGCCGCGCGGCATGTTCATTCCGCTCTCGCTCTCGGTGGGCTTCGCCATCATCGCCTCCTACACCCTCTCGCAAACCTTCGTGCCGGTGGTGGCCAACTGGTGGCTGAAAGGCCACCAACATACTTCGGAGCACGAATTGAGCTTGCTGCCCGACTTGAAGCAACCCCGCGAAGTCAGCCAGGAAGGCTACGAGGTGCACCACCAGGATAAAGTCAAGGGCTTCGAGCGGGTGAAGCTGGCCTACCTGGGCATCCTGGATAAGCTATTGCGCCACCGGGCCCTGGTCGGCACCGTGTACGGCGTGGTGTGCGCGACCGTGATTGGGGTGTGCTTCTACTTCATCGGGCAGGACATGATGCCTAAAATTACCCACTCCAAGCAGTTTCAGGTGCGCATCGTGGCCCCCGAGGGGCTGCGCATCGAGCGCACCGAGGAGCGCACCAAGGAGGTGATTAGCCTCATTCAGCAGATTGTGGGCCCTAAAAACGTAGCCATTACCTCGGCCTTCGTGGGCATGACGCCCAGCTCCTACGGCACTAGCGCGCTGTACGTGTTCAACGCCGGCCCCAACGAGGCCGACTTGCAGGTGAACCTGGCCGAGGATTACCAAGTAAAGAACCTGGACGCGCTCAAGGACCAGATTCGGCAGGCCGTGCACCAGCACTTACCCGACGTGCAGCTGAGCTACGAGCCGATTGAGCTGACCGATAAAATCATGAGCCAGGGGGCCCAGACGCCCATCGAAATTCTGGTGGGCGGCAAGAGCCTGGCCGACGGCAAAGCCTACGCCGACAAGCTCGTGGCCCGGCTCAAGGGGATTGCCTACCTGCGCGACGTGCGCATTAACCAGCCCCTAAGCTACCCCACGGTGCAGATTGACGTGGACCGCGAGCGGGCCGCGCAGTTTGGCCTGACCCCCGACCAAATTGCTAAGTCGCTGGTGGCGGCTACCAGCAGCAGTCGTTTCACGGCCAAGAACCTGTGGCTCGACCAGAGCAAGGGCTTTGCCTACCAGGTGCAGGTGCAGTTGCAGTCCCAGGACATGAAATCGGAAGCCGATATGCAGAACCTGCCCCTGGTGCCGGGCCAGCTGCGCCCTACGCTCGGCGACGTGGCGACGCTGCACACCGCCAACGTGCCCGGCGAGTACGACCGCATCGGCCCGCGCCGCATCATCACCGTCTCGGCCAACATCGACCACCAGGACCTGGGCACCGCCACCCGCGACGTGCAGCGGGCCATCAAGGCCGTAGGCGCGCCACCCAAGGGCTCGGTGGTGGAGCTGCGCGGCCTGGCCAAGCTGCTCACCGAAACCCTGAGCAGCCTGCAAACCGGCCTGGGCCTGGCCGTGGTAGTCATTTTCCTACTGCTGGCTGCCAATTACCAGTCGCTGAAAGTGGCCGCCGTGGTGCTCGTGACAGTGCCGGCCGTGCTGGCCGGCGCGCTGGCCCTGCTGCTGCTCACGGGCCAGACCCTGAACCTGCAATCGTACATGGGCGTCATCATGTCGGTGGGCGTGTCGGTGGCCAACGCCGTGCTCATCGTCACCAACGCCGAAAGCCTGCGCCTGCGCTACCGCGACGCCGTGGCCGCTGCCCGCCTAGCCGGCGCGGCCCGCCTACGGCCCATTTTGATGACCTCGCTGGCCATGGTGGCCGGCATGCTGCCCATGGCCTCGGGCCTGGGCGAAGCGGGCGAGCAGTCGGCCCCGCTGGGCCGGGCCGTGATTGGGGGCCTGCTGGCCTCCACAGTGGCGGCCCTGTTCGTGCTACCGGTGGTGTTCGCGGCCTTGCAGCGTAAGACGACGTTCGCCTCCGTCTCGCTCGATCCCGACGACCCGGCGAGCGCTACCTACGACGGCTACGAAGCGCCCGCTACCGAGCACAGCCTGAGCGAACAGCCGGTGCTGGTGTAA
- a CDS encoding alpha/beta hydrolase family protein, translated as MLAGIAQHGYVLIASQLRGTPGSEGKDEFGGADTLDVISCIPALAQLPKADTSRLGLYGISWGGLNALQLLRSERYIRAAIVNSGVLGALAALQRPDGEGFK; from the coding sequence GTGCTGGCCGGCATTGCCCAGCACGGCTACGTTCTCATCGCCTCCCAGCTGCGCGGCACGCCCGGTAGCGAGGGCAAAGACGAATTCGGCGGGGCCGATACCCTCGACGTCATCAGCTGCATTCCGGCCTTGGCTCAGTTACCTAAGGCCGACACCAGCCGCCTCGGCCTCTACGGCATTAGTTGGGGCGGCCTGAATGCCTTGCAGTTGCTGCGCTCCGAGCGGTACATCCGCGCGGCCATCGTCAACAGTGGGGTCCTGGGCGCGCTTGCCGCGCTGCAACGCCCCGACGGCGAAGGGTTTAAGTAG
- a CDS encoding response regulator transcription factor, translating into MKILLVEDEASLASFIRKGIESEGYDIKVAFDGLIGRRLFDQQPFDVVILDVNLPGLNGFELCRYIKQHSPRQAVLLLTALDGLQDKEDGFGAGADDYLTKPFEFRELLLRIRALARRSTAYSGLHAVLRVADLEMDTTTRTVTRAGQRIELTSREYSLLEYLLTNKGRTVSRIDIAEKVWDLHFDTNTNVIDVYMNFLRKKMDKGFSQKLLHTVVGAGYLLQG; encoded by the coding sequence ATGAAAATCTTGCTGGTCGAAGACGAAGCGAGCCTGGCCTCGTTTATCCGCAAAGGAATTGAGAGCGAGGGCTACGACATCAAGGTAGCCTTTGACGGGCTGATTGGCCGGCGCTTGTTCGACCAGCAGCCGTTCGATGTAGTCATCCTGGACGTGAACCTGCCCGGCCTGAACGGCTTCGAGCTGTGCCGCTACATCAAGCAGCACTCGCCACGCCAAGCGGTGCTGCTGCTCACAGCCCTGGACGGCCTGCAGGACAAGGAGGATGGCTTCGGGGCCGGGGCCGACGACTATCTTACCAAGCCCTTCGAGTTTCGGGAGCTGCTGCTGCGCATCCGGGCGCTGGCCCGGCGCAGTACGGCCTACAGCGGCCTGCACGCCGTGCTGAGGGTGGCCGACCTGGAAATGGATACGACGACCCGCACCGTGACCCGCGCCGGCCAGCGCATCGAGCTCACCAGCCGCGAGTATTCGCTGCTCGAGTACCTGCTCACCAATAAGGGCCGCACCGTCAGCCGCATCGACATTGCCGAAAAGGTCTGGGACTTGCACTTCGATACCAACACCAACGTCATCGACGTGTACATGAATTTTCTGCGTAAGAAGATGGACAAAGGCTTTAGTCAGAAGCTTTTGCACACGGTCGTAGGGGCGGGCTACTTGCTGCAAGGCTAA
- a CDS encoding Fur family transcriptional regulator produces MLPAPPVLPDRLAHTLVRHGLRETPARRAVLALLSGRGYALTGAEVEREISGGIDRVTLYRTLKSFEEHGLVHRVPDDADGLRYAACSIECTARAHFDNHVHFKCGVCRRTYCLNQVPIPAVQLPDGFWAERRDYLLVGTCQLCRLAG; encoded by the coding sequence ATGCTACCCGCCCCACCCGTTCTTCCCGACCGCCTGGCCCACACCCTTGTCCGCCACGGGTTACGCGAAACACCTGCGCGCCGGGCCGTGCTGGCCCTGCTTTCGGGCCGGGGCTACGCCCTCACCGGGGCCGAGGTGGAACGGGAAATCAGCGGCGGCATCGACCGCGTGACCCTGTACCGTACCCTTAAAAGCTTCGAAGAACACGGCCTGGTCCATCGCGTGCCCGACGATGCCGACGGGTTGCGCTACGCGGCTTGCTCTATCGAATGCACCGCCAGGGCGCATTTCGACAACCACGTGCACTTCAAGTGTGGGGTGTGCCGCCGCACCTACTGCCTCAACCAGGTACCCATTCCGGCGGTGCAGCTGCCTGACGGCTTTTGGGCCGAGCGGCGCGACTACCTGCTCGTGGGCACTTGCCAGCTCTGCCGGCTGGCTGGCTGA